A region from the Cannabis sativa cultivar Pink pepper isolate KNU-18-1 chromosome 9, ASM2916894v1, whole genome shotgun sequence genome encodes:
- the LOC133030922 gene encoding probable GTP diphosphokinase CRSH, chloroplastic: MELCSIRLGVETLHHLLQPNSNSKPNPKPIFITTCHVHQTRHLSISATSAGAGAGTALEKAGDGGKRVVELVGAFNQLTHRMGSTTSSSILFKALKLSIPLLHALPLAPDGRSPLSKALSVALLLTDLHMDAEVISASILRHLVQSGTISITHVRNRIGTGTAHLLHESLRVNNLPSTFKDIDALDEGDASAIRKFCLTYYDIRALILELALKLDTMRNLDYLPRYHQQLISLQVMKIHAPLAHAVGTHLVSLELEDLCFRYLFPYSYLYVDTWLRTHNEAHEMGKSQSLIDVYKDQLLVALKADSLLAGMVTDITVKGRYKSRYSTMKKLLNDGRKPEEVNDVLGLRVVLEPRRFESDDSNVFEENGVRACYRTREVVRSLWKEMAHRTKDYIANPKQNGYRSLHMAVDVSEEGRSRPIMEIQIRTSDMDVFAAGGTASHSLYKAGLTDPEEAKRLKAIMVAAAELAALRLKGLPSTNHKGIENDQQNRVFRLLDKNGDGRISIEELMEVMEELGAPGDDAREMMKLLDSNSDGSLSSDEFDLFQQQVEFMRNLEDRDGQYKLMLNEKLQTSVNSSSDAIQECNGS; this comes from the exons ATGGAGCTGTGTTCGATTCGATTGGGAGTAGAGACTTTgcatcatcttcttcagccaaactcaaactcaaagcCAAACCCAAAACCCATCTTCATTACAACTTGCCACGTCCACCAAACTCGCCACCTCAGCATTTCAGCCACCAGCGCCGGCGCCGGCGCCGGCACAGCATTAGAGAAAGCCGGAGACGGAGGAAAGAGAGTGGTGGAGCTAGTCGGAGCTTTTAACCAACTGACACACAGAATGGGTTCAACAACTTCATCTTCAATTCTGTTCAAAGCCCTTAAACTGTCAATCCCTCTTCTCCACGCGCTTCCACTCGCCCCGGATGGCCGTTCACCTCTCTCCAAGGCTTTATCGGTAGCTTTACTCCTGACCGATCTTCACATGGACGCAGAAGTAATCTCCGCCTCAATCCTCCGGCATTTGGTTCAGTCCGGTACTATTTCGATTACCCATGTTAGGAATCGGATCGGTACTGGCACAGCTCATCTTCTCCACGAGAGTCTCAGAGTGAATAATCTTCCTTCGACTTTCAAAGACATTGATGCTTTAGACGAAGGAGACGCTTCGGCAATCAGAAAGTTTTGCCTAACTTATTACGACATTAGAGCTCTGATTCTTGAGCTCGCTCTTAAGCTTGATACAATGAGAAATCTCGATTACCTTCCTCGTTATCACCAGCAATTGATTTCTCTCCAG GTAATGAAGATTCACGCCCCGTTGGCTCACGCTGTAGGGACCCATCTCGTTTCTCTCGAGCTTGAGGATCTTTGCTTTCGGTATCTTTTCCCTTATTCCTATTTGTATGTGGATACTTGGTTGAGAACCCATAATGAGGCTCATGAGATGGGAAAGTCTCAATCTTTGATTGATGTATATAAGGACCAGTTGTTGGTGGCTTTGAAAGCTGATTCTTTGTTGGCTGGAATGGTTACTGATATTACCGTTAAGGGTAGGTACAAAAGTAGGTATAGTACTATGAAGAAGCTCTTGAATGATGGGAGAAAGCCAGAGGAGGTGAATGATGTTCTTGGGTTGAGAGTTGTATTAGAGCCAAGAAGGTTTGAGAGTGATGATAGTAATGTGTTTGAAGAAAATGGTGTGAGAGCTTGTTATAGGACCCGCGAAGTTGTACGGTCTTTGTGGAAAGAAATGGCGCATAGAACGAAAGATTACATTGCTAATCCGAAACAAAATGGGTATAGGAGTTTACATATGGCTGTTGATGTGAGTGAAGAAGGTAGGAGTAGACCTATTATGGAGATTCAGATTAGAACTTCTGATATGGATGTTTTTGCTGCTGGTGGTACAGCTTCACATTCCTTGTATAAGGCTGGTCTCACTGACCCAGAAGAG GCAAAGCGGCTCAAGGCCATAATGGTGGCTGCGGCTGAACTAGCAGCGTTGCGTCTTAAGGGTCTTCCATCTACTAATCATAAAGGTATTGAAAATGACCAACAGAATAGGGTGTTTCGCCTTCTGGACAAGAATGGAGATGGCAGGATCAGCATTGAGGAACTTATGGAAGTTATGGAAGAGCTTGGTGCTCCTGGGGATGATGCCCGGGAGATGATGAAGCTCCTTGATTCCAATAGTGATGGATCTTTGAGCTCTGATGAATTCGACTTGTTTCAGCAACAG GTTGAATTTATGCGTAATTTGGAAGACAGAGATGGTCAGTACAAGCTGATGCTGAATGAGAAGCTTCAAACGTCGGTAAACAGCAGCAGCGACGCCATTCAGGAATGTAATGGAAGCTAG
- the LOC133031028 gene encoding uncharacterized protein LOC133031028, protein METKKASFREILMGTPSNQLKQITTEEKSYSQQDIIIWERQKNFKEQNLSEWSSPLKLLSQDKEALLKVPVLFASFDQTSRLASGYGACSVIAILIAHWLHCNPKLIPTRVQFESLILQGSSEWRALSNESSYYQNKFSNNHFDIETVINAGIRPVSICTDRSVTGMFGVEKFALLKDMFSLDNMWENITKDLTEPKIFVVGWNDHFFVLKLELHACYIIDSYGSRLFRGCNQAYMLKFDDSSVIYGTDQQILCTGKDCCKEYMRKFLSSNIVMKLEKEYKRGYIQLPYLYEKLQVDMSYMCLNAPSPVSSSSSSSYDGPSSLQL, encoded by the exons AAAGGCATCCTTCAGAGAAATTTTGATG GGAACTCCATCAAACCAACTAAAACAAATTACAACGGAAGAGAAAAGTTACTCTCAACAAGATATTATAATATGGGAAAGACAGAAAAATTTCAAG GAGCAAAATTTAAGTGAGTGGTCATCACCACTAAAATTATTGAGTCAAGATAAAGAAGCATTGTTGAAAGTTCCAGTTTTATTTGCTTCCTTCGATCAAACGAGCCGATTAGCTTCTGGATACGGCGCTTGTTCCGTGATAGCAATACTCATTGCTCACTGGCTTCACTGCAACCCAAAATTAATCCCCACAAGGGTACAATTTGAATCCCTAATCCTGCAAGGCTCTTCTGAGTGGCGAGCACTCAGCAACGAATCCTCTTATTACCAGAACAAATTTTCTAACAATCACTTCGATATAGAGACTGTGATAAATGCTGGTATCAGACCAGTCTCTATTTGCACAGATAGGTCAGTTACGGGGATGTTCGGGGTTGAAAAATTCGCCTTGTTGAAAGATATGTTCTCTTTAGACAATATGTGGGAGAACATAACTAAGGATTTAACAGAGCCGAAAATTTTCGTCGTGGGTTGGAACGATCACTTCTTTGTCTTAAAACTAGAACTTCATGCTTGTTATATTATTGATTCATACGGAAGTAGACTATTTCGAGGGTGCAACCAAGCTTATATGCTTAAATTTGACGATTCAAGTGTAATATACGGCACCGATCAACAAATTCTTTGCACGGGCAAAGATTGCTGCAAGGAATATATGAGAAAGTTTTTAAGCAGTAATATTGTTATGAAACTGGAGAAGGAATACAAGAGGGGATACATTCAATTACCTTATCTATATGAGAAGTTGCAAGTAGACATGAGCTATATGTGCTTAAATGCTCCATCGCCAGTATCATCTTCATCGTCGTCTTCCTATGATGGTCCATCTTCCCTTCAATTGTGA
- the LOC133031029 gene encoding probable pectinesterase/pectinesterase inhibitor 13 encodes KLVSTNNDIENAIPNKIVAKDGSGDFKTIAEALSSYPKNHKGRYIIYVKAGIYNEYLTVTKEQVNVFMYGDGPRKTIITGRKNFNEGVSTIRTATFSAIGNGFVAKSIGFQNTAGTEGHQAVALRVQSDMSAFYNCRMDGYQNTLYVQTHRQFYHNCVISGTVDFIFGDAAAVVQNSLIIVRKPEKNQNNAVTAQGRVNKHETTGIVLQNCRIVPEQKFFSERLLTPTYLGKPLKKYSRTVIMESIIDDLIQPAGWLEWDNGDFGLNTVYFAEYANKGPGAVTDQRVKWNGFKVITDKNEALQFTPGQFIQGNLWLEETGSPFFLGLKN; translated from the exons AAACTAGTGAGTACCAACAATGACATTGAAAATGCAATTCCAAATAAAATTGTGGCTAAAGATGGGAGTGGAGATTTCAAAACTATTGCAGAAGCTCTTTCTTCCTATCCCAAGAACCACAAAGGCAGATACATTATATATGTTAAAGCCGGAATATACAATGAGTACCTAACTGTTACAAAAGAACAAGTGAATGTCTTTATGTATGGAGATGGACCTAGAAAGACAATCATCACAGGAAGAAAGAATTTCAATGAAGGAGTTTCAACCATTAGAACTGCAACATTCT CTGCAATTGGAAATGGATTTGTGGCGAAATCAATCGGATTTCAAAACACAGCAGGAACAGAAGGACACCAAGCAGTGGCACTTCGAGTTCAATCAGACATGTCTGCATTTTACAATTGTAGAATGGATGGTTACCAAAACACATTATATGTTCAAACACATCGTCAATTCTATCACAACTGTGTCATATCAGGAACAGTCGATTTCATCTTTGGAGACGCAGCAGCCGTCGTCCAAAACTCGTTGATCATCGTTCGAAAGCCCGAGAAAAACCAGAACAATGCAGTGACTGCCCAAGGCAGAGTTAACAAACATGAAACAACAGGCATAGTTTTACAAAACTGTAGGATTGTACCTGAACAGAAATTCTTCTCAGAAAGATTGTTAACACCAACATACTTAGGCAAACCATTGAAAAAGTACTCTAGAACTGTGATCATGGAGTCTATAATTGATGATTTGATTCAACCAGCTGGTTGGCTTGAATGGGATAATGGTGATTTTGGTCTTAACACAGTTTACTTTGCTGAGTATGCAAATAAAGGACCTGGTGCTGTAACTGATCAGAGAGTGAAATGGAATGGTTTTAAAGTCATTACTGATAAgaatgaagctcttcaattcaCACCAGGTCAATTTATTCAAGGAAATTTATGGTTAGAAGAAACTGGGTCGCCATTTTTTCTTGGATTGAAGAATTAA